A region from the Lycium barbarum isolate Lr01 chromosome 8, ASM1917538v2, whole genome shotgun sequence genome encodes:
- the LOC132605515 gene encoding IQ domain-containing protein IQM6-like, whose translation MGITFSCPFANFEDLDSRVESYLVRTLSLGSDDMRNALQPRNFNDQITKRSKLLKSFGSGNMILEGTLTYKRREFEAKIALRTLVSDKEDKKNNRSDNPWNRAEVSPKLHNISDKDTRKLPARCGKHRDQAAVKLQKTYKSFRTRRQLADCAVLVEQRWWKLLDSVELKHSSVSFFDTEKPQTAISRWSRALTRAAKVGKGLSKDGKARKLALQHWLEAIDPRHRYGHNLRFYYTKWLQADSKQPFFYWLDIGEGKEINLERCPRPKLQQQCIKYLGPIEREAYEIVIVDGKFLYKQSRRLLDTRGGPPEAKWIFVLSVSKILYVGMKQKGTFQHSSFLAGGAALSAGRLVAEDGIIKAVWPQSGHYLPTEENFEAFMLFLRQQNVDVTVVQKFTNYEEEAPLTKKEYSTNICNNLSAPDFSESSAESNLKRSDTKKIDSTNNDCSGRVRPKIAVEIPEKEGIVELFKETAQQVQPVETPADGYETPDEYLSDTEFSVSKKNLFDHENEEENKEPVPEEKIIKRIHSHIGIKSYHLAHQLSSCRWTTGAGPRIGCMRDYPSELQFRVMEQVQLSPRTAFPTPPKSARRTYTPTIFSREANDQGKRPDFELVVFSESDIPSVKRDAIFG comes from the exons ATGGGGATAACATTCTCCTGTCCATTTGCCAATTTTGAGGATTTGGATAGTCGGGTTGAATCATATTTGGTGAGAACGTTAAGTTTAGGAAGCGACGACATGAGGAATGCATTACAGCCCAGGAATTTCAATGACCAAATTACTAAAAGATCGAAACTCTTGAAGTCTTTTGGTTCTGGGAATATGATCCTTGAGGGAACTCTTACCTATAAACGGAGGGAATTTGAGGCCAAGATTGCATTGAGGACTCTTGTTTCCGACAAGGAGGATAAGAAGAACAATAGATCAGACAACCCGTGGAACAGGGCAGAAGTTTCTCCGAAATTGCATAACATCTCCGATAAAGATACTAGAAAACTACCAGCAAGGTGTGGAAAACATAGAGATCAGGCTGCTGTAAAGTTGCAGAAGACGTATAAAAGTTTTCGTACGCGAAGACAGCTAGCTGATTGTGCTGTTCTAGTTGAGCAGAGATG GTGGAAGCTATTGGACTCTGTTGAACTCAAACACAGTTCTGTATCATTCTTTGACACTGAGAAACCTCAAACTGCCATTTCGCGCTGGTCACGAGCGTTAACTAGAGCTGCTAAG GTCGGGAAAGGTCTGTCGAAAGATGGAAAAGCACGTAAGCTTGCTTTGCAGCATTGGCTTGAAGCT ATTGATCCTCGACATCGATATGGTCACAATCTTCGATTTTATTACACAAAGTGGCTCCAAGCTGACAGTAAACAACCCTTCTTCTATTG GTTGGACATAGGTGAAGGTAAAGAAATAAATCTTGAGAGGTGCCCTAGACCAAAACTTCAACAACAATGCATCAAGTATCTTGGTCCG ATAGAGAGGGAGGCATATGAAATTGTCATTGTAGACGGAAAATTCTTATATAAGCAGAGCAGAAGGCTTCTTGATACGAGGGGAGGCCCACCGGAGGCAAAGTGGATCTTCGTGCTAAGCGTGTCCAAGATTTTGTATGTGGGAATGAAGCAAAAAGGCACATTTCAACATTCAAGTTTCTTGGCAGGTGGTGCAGCATTGTCTGCTGGGAGATTAGTAGCGGAAGATGGTATTATAAAG GCGGTTTGGCCTCAGAGTGGACATTACCTCCCTACAGAAGAGAATTTCGAAGCATTCATGTTATTTCTTAGGCAACAGAACGTTGATGTCACTGTTGTCCAG AAATTCACTAATTATGAGGAGGAAGCGCCCCTTACCAAGAAGGAATACAGTACAAATATATGTAATAACTTATCAGCCCCGGATTTCAGTGAATCCAGCGCAGAGAGCAACCTCAAAAGATCAGACACGAAGAAGATTGATTCTACTAACAATGATTGTAGCGGAAGAGTACGACCCAAAATTGCTGTTGAAATACCAGAAAAGGAGGGCATTGTCGAGTTGTTTAAGGAGACCGCCCAACAGGTGCAGCCTGTGGAAACACCAGCAGACGGATACGAAACACCTGACGAGTACTTATCGGACACAGAGTTTTCAGTTTCAAAGAAGAATTTATTCGATCACGAAAACGAAGAGGAGAACAAGGAACCTGTCCCTGAAGAAAAAATAATCAAGAGAATACATTCACATATTGGCATTAAGTCATATCATTTGGCTCATCAATTGTCTTCATGTAGATGGACTACAGGAGCTGGACCTCGTATCGGATGCATGAGGGACTATCCATCCGAGCTCCAATTTCGCGTTATGGAGCAAGTACAGTTATCTCCAAGAACTGCATTTCCAACTCCCCCGAAATCCGCCCGTCGTACTTACACGCCTACCATATTTTCTAGAGAAGCAAATGATCAAGGCAAAAGGCCTGATTTTGAACTAGTTGTATTCTCTGAATCAGATATTCCATCAGTAAAAAGAGATGCAATTTTTGGTTGA